The Aeoliella mucimassa genome includes the window TCTATGCGGTCGGTTACGGAACGGTCGACGAGCCAGCCGATTTGCGGATCGCCAACTTGTTGGCCCAGACCAATGCTTTTAAGGACGACCTGCTGGCCATCAACGTAACGCTCGAATCCACTTCGGCCGCAGGGCAAACCGCCCAACTGCAAGTGCGCGACGTTGCCGAGAACAAGATTGTCGCCAGTAAGTCGGTGGAGATCGATACTGCCCGCTTCAGCAAGACCGTGCAACTCGTGGTCGAGCCTAACCGCTCGGGCGAAATCACTTACGTGGTCGAGGTAGCGCCGGTCGCCGACGAAACCGATCTGGCAAATAACCGAAAGCAGCACGTGGTCACGGTTCGTGACCAGGCGGTGCGGGTGTTGCTCGCGGCCGGCTATCCCAACTATGAGTATCGATACTTAAAGAACCTGCTCGACCGCGATCGCTCGTTCGAACTCACCAGCTACTTGCAGGAAGCCGATCTCGATTCCGCATCGCAGGACGAAACGACCATTCGTCAGCTGCCGCTCGAGGAAGACGGCCTCGATCCGTTCGAGGTCATCGTGCTGATCGATCTCAACCCGCGGTTGCTCCCCCCTCGGTGGTGGCAAAGCGTCGAGCGGCATGTGGTCGACCAAGGGGGCGGATTGGTGCTCGTTGCCGGGCCACGTTATTTCCCCTGGGCGTACACCAATACTTCGTCGGTAGCGACGCTCTCGCCGATCGTAGTCGGTGGGGCAGGGCGGTCTGGCGGCCAGACCGACACTGGCTATCAACCGCAGCTTACTCCGCTGGCCGAAGAAACCACCTCGTTGCAGCTTGGTCCGACCGCGAGCGACTCGCAAACCATCTGGCGGCAGTTGCCTCCATTGTATTGGTACGTGGCTGCCGATACGCCGAAGCCGGCCGCCCGCGTGCTGGCGACGCATCCCACTGCCCGCACGACGACGGGGGCCCCGGTTCCGCTGATGGCCGAACAATACGTTGGTGCTGGTCGCGTGCTGTATCACGGGTTCGACTCCACCTGGCGTTGGCGTTTTCGCGTCGGCGATGTTTACTTCGCCCGCTACTGGGGGCAAACCCTGCGGCAGCTCGCCCGCTCCAAAGCGTTGAACCAGCAAACTCCGTTGCAACTGGTGCTCGACCGACCTCGCTACGAACTGGGACAGCCGGTTCGCTTTCGGATGCGAGTCGATAGCAAACAGCTCGCGTCGCTCTCTGGTGGGCTGCAGGTGCTGCTAACTGCCGACGATCAACCGAATCGCCGGGTGACGCTCAACCCCAGCAAGGCGATGCCGGAAGAATGGCAGGCGGTGCTCAGCGACTTGCCGCCTGGACAGTATCGGGCGACTGTGGCTGACTCGCGACTGGAGTCGCCCCCCGAAGCGGTGGAGTTCCAAGTGATGACTCCGCCTGGGGAGTTCGCCGATACCACGATGAACCAGACCGGGCTCGAGCAGCTCGCCGAGCAAACCTACGGCAAGTTTTACATGGCCGATTCCTCCAATCAGTTGGCCGACGACCTGCCGAAGGCCCAGCGAGTGCCGCTCGAAACGTTGCCGCCGGTCGAGTTATGGAACCAATGGTGGATGCTGGCCGCGATTACCGGTTGTTTAAGCCTGGAATGGATTTTGCGAAAACGCCGGGCGATGTTGTAGGCCCGATCATGCTGTAGGACAGACCATGCTGTAGAATAGTACTCAGGCGACTGAGTGTCGCGGCCGTTACCTTTTATTACTCCCTTAACCCTTTCCCGATCGCAAGTTGACCCATCCCCTTCAGCAACGTGTTCACGAGGTGCGCCAACGATGGAATCGTCGGGCGACTATCGAGCTTGTCTGCTGGTTGCTGGTAGCAGTCATTGCATTGTTTTTGGTGATCGGACTGGTGGACTTTGCGATCCGCCCCGTCGACCGCGGCATTCGCGTGCTGCTGTCGCTGGTGTTCGTCCTGGGGCTGGCGGCCGTTGCGGTGCGACTGGCCCGGTGGTGGCAACGCCGGCAGTGGAGCGATCTGTCGGCCGCTCAGCATTTGCAACAAGCTTTCCCGCAACTCGGCGATCGCCTGGCGAGCGCGCTGGAGTTTCTGCGACAAGAAGAGGACGATCCCACGGCTGGTTCGGCACCGATGCGTCGGGCGGTGGTCGCCGATGCGACCGCCTTGCTCGAGATGGTCTCCACCAAGCAGGTGCTGGACAACCCCACGCATCGCCGGGCTTTGACCGTCGTTTGCTCGGCTGGCGTGGTGGCCTTGGCCATTGCCGTGCTGGCTCCTGCGAGCACGCAAACATCCCTCGCTCGGCTCTTGGCCCCTTGGAACAACCTGGAGTGGCCCCGGCAGCACAATCTTGAGTTCAGCGATCCTCCCACGTTGCTCGCGCGAGGCGAAGCGTTCGAGGTCGCGCTGATCGACACTTCGGGCCACCTGCCCGAGGAGGTCGCAATCGAGTATCGGTATCACGACGACGATCGCTGGCGGACCGAGCAAACCTGGATGCAGCAGGTCGGCGACGCCATGGTGGCCCGCCGCGAGAATGTTCGCCGCGACTTCGAGTTCCGCGCCATGGGGGGCGATCACCACTCGATGCCGTGGACCAAAGTCGAAGTGGTCGATCCTCCTTCGGTGACCGATCTGCAAGTCACGGTTCACCCACCTGCTTACAGCGGGCTCTCCCCGCTGCCGCTGGGGCGTGGCAACCGCGTGCTTTCCGGCTCGCAATTGGAACTGTCGGCCATGGCGACCGAACCGCTCGCGACCGCCGAACTGGTGGGAGCATTCCCCGAGCCGCTGGCAATCTCCGTTGCCAAGTCGTCGGACCCAAAACAGCCAGTGGACCCGAAGCTGTCGATACCCCCCGAAGCGTGGAAGGTAGCGGTCGAATCGGGCAGCCAGTTGCTCCGACCAAACTTGCATTTAAAGTCATCGCGAGGACTAACCGGCGAGGTCGAACTACCTTCGCTCGAAGTGGTGATGGACAACCCGCCTGAGGTTCGTTGGCTATCGAGCGCGGCCGAACTGTTCGTCGTGCCGGATGCTGTGGTGCCAGTACGGCTCGAAGCCAGCGACAACCTGGCGCTATCGGAAGTGCACCTCGAACTCCGCGCACCTGGCATGGCTGAAACCGGAGGCATGCCAGCGACCATCGAACTTTACAACGCGGGGGCGACTCCCCCCATTCGACCGTCGCTTCCTCCCGCTGGCGAAACGCTCGAGCAGCGGTCGCTTACCACCGAGCTGCAGGTGAGTGCCTGGCAACTGGAGGTCGGAAGCGTGGTCGAACTGCACGGGGTCGCTAGCGACTACCGCCCGCAATCGACGCGCACGAACGTGGCCTACCGATTAACGCTGATCACGCCGGCCGAATTGCAGTCGCGACTCGCAGGCGATCAGGCCGAGATCCTCCGCTTGCTCGAACAAGCCCTGGCCGAACAACGTGCCTCGCAAGAGCAAGCGTCGCGAGTCGCCAGTCAGCTGGAGCCCTCGCGGCAAACGCTCGACGAACTACTGGCCGCGCGACTGTCGCAGCAGGCCGTGGGGCGTACCTTGCTGGAGCCCGAAGCTGGCGTGGTGGCAGCCATTCAGCACTTGCTGGAGCAATTGCAGATCAATCGTCAGGCCCAGCCCGAGTTGGTGCAGCAGCTGCAAGGCATCGTGCAAACGGTCGTAGACCTGGGCCAAACTACGTTGCCAGCGGCTGAGCAAACATTGACCACCGCCCGCAAGCAGTTGGAAACTCAGCTCGGGCAGTCGCTCTCCGACGCGAGTCGCCAGCAGTTAGCTACCACGTTTGGCCAACTCAACCAGGAGCAGCAATCAGTCATCGACACGCTCGAGTCGCTCATCGATCGGGCGAACGCTTGGAGCGACGCGGAACGGTTCATTCGCGAGCTGCTGCGTCTCGAACAGCAGCAACGCGACGCTCGGCAAGCCTCGCTCGACGCGGTGCGTCAGAACTTGCAAGCAGCCACCGATCGAAGCATCGAGCCGGTCGCCAAGGCTGAGTACGCCCGGTTGTCGAATCAGCAGAGTGAGCTAGGGCGACGATTTGAGAAGGTCGTGCAGTCGATGCGGCAGATGGCCGAGGGGCAATCGGTGAGCGACGACTTTGCCTCGCGTTTGTCGAACGCTCTGGCTGCGGCCGATGGCCAATGCATCTCGGCCATGCTCTCGGCTGCCTCGCAAGAGCTGTTTAGCGAACAAGTTGGTCGGGCAGCCGAAACCCAGTTGTCGGCTGCCGATGCGTTGCGGGAACTCATCGACCGGCTT containing:
- a CDS encoding coiled-coil domain-containing protein, whose amino-acid sequence is MRQRWNRRATIELVCWLLVAVIALFLVIGLVDFAIRPVDRGIRVLLSLVFVLGLAAVAVRLARWWQRRQWSDLSAAQHLQQAFPQLGDRLASALEFLRQEEDDPTAGSAPMRRAVVADATALLEMVSTKQVLDNPTHRRALTVVCSAGVVALAIAVLAPASTQTSLARLLAPWNNLEWPRQHNLEFSDPPTLLARGEAFEVALIDTSGHLPEEVAIEYRYHDDDRWRTEQTWMQQVGDAMVARRENVRRDFEFRAMGGDHHSMPWTKVEVVDPPSVTDLQVTVHPPAYSGLSPLPLGRGNRVLSGSQLELSAMATEPLATAELVGAFPEPLAISVAKSSDPKQPVDPKLSIPPEAWKVAVESGSQLLRPNLHLKSSRGLTGEVELPSLEVVMDNPPEVRWLSSAAELFVVPDAVVPVRLEASDNLALSEVHLELRAPGMAETGGMPATIELYNAGATPPIRPSLPPAGETLEQRSLTTELQVSAWQLEVGSVVELHGVASDYRPQSTRTNVAYRLTLITPAELQSRLAGDQAEILRLLEQALAEQRASQEQASRVASQLEPSRQTLDELLAARLSQQAVGRTLLEPEAGVVAAIQHLLEQLQINRQAQPELVQQLQGIVQTVVDLGQTTLPAAEQTLTTARKQLETQLGQSLSDASRQQLATTFGQLNQEQQSVIDTLESLIDRANAWSDAERFIRELLRLEQQQRDARQASLDAVRQNLQAATDRSIEPVAKAEYARLSNQQSELGRRFEKVVQSMRQMAEGQSVSDDFASRLSNALAAADGQCISAMLSAASQELFSEQVGRAAETQLSAADALRELIDRLRDHTPTDPAELAARLRQMQKQLAATKQQASSAQNDDEERKLADDLQNLSRELNRMTAEQASQSTQQASSTAGPRRGETPEQQKERMQQTRRKIEQAERELGQRIAELEGEQQQKILDQLAEVLDELIPSQQQALEQTVALQVFRESTGRFDDGATKRIAELSKRETDLADQLDQAMTDVKNKPIFQLALGGAADDMRQASTALADKQTGRPTQNLELAALTRMRHVLEILREPPPAPPEEEQDDSDGGGGGEGGGNQPQRPPLIELAEVKMLRWLQADLNGRTRMFEADVTDNVSDSQVKREAANRLSNEQNELARLVRELLERNNKAANRPVDL
- a CDS encoding vWA domain-containing protein; the encoded protein is MPNLWPLLAQAASQTEREIFTHWTWAPWATVLFAVLVIVGIGYLYSRETSPAGRAYRVLLATLRLVAIALVLVMISELMVSTSQTGLPRLVVLLDRSASMNLPAANASNESRLDLARQLLVADQAEWIRQLESRYEIDLRLVGDGTQPIDSLADDQLTGELETLDADEAAARTSRLGDALSAAIDQRGDVLPAAVVLLSDGRTTAGRSLDEARQVARRRGVPVYAVGYGTVDEPADLRIANLLAQTNAFKDDLLAINVTLESTSAAGQTAQLQVRDVAENKIVASKSVEIDTARFSKTVQLVVEPNRSGEITYVVEVAPVADETDLANNRKQHVVTVRDQAVRVLLAAGYPNYEYRYLKNLLDRDRSFELTSYLQEADLDSASQDETTIRQLPLEEDGLDPFEVIVLIDLNPRLLPPRWWQSVERHVVDQGGGLVLVAGPRYFPWAYTNTSSVATLSPIVVGGAGRSGGQTDTGYQPQLTPLAEETTSLQLGPTASDSQTIWRQLPPLYWYVAADTPKPAARVLATHPTARTTTGAPVPLMAEQYVGAGRVLYHGFDSTWRWRFRVGDVYFARYWGQTLRQLARSKALNQQTPLQLVLDRPRYELGQPVRFRMRVDSKQLASLSGGLQVLLTADDQPNRRVTLNPSKAMPEEWQAVLSDLPPGQYRATVADSRLESPPEAVEFQVMTPPGEFADTTMNQTGLEQLAEQTYGKFYMADSSNQLADDLPKAQRVPLETLPPVELWNQWWMLAAITGCLSLEWILRKRRAML